The Methanocella arvoryzae MRE50 genome includes a region encoding these proteins:
- a CDS encoding homoserine kinase, translated as MDSITVKASATSANLGAGFDVMGIALESPGDIIRVEKADELSIVVKGRGAEGIPADPEKNTAGLVALAMDKKVRITIKSGIRPGSGLGSSAAPAAGTAVAINELFSLGYSKEELVWIAARGEMAAAGIVHADNVAPCIMGGLTLVCNNYVEHVELPPMGVVAVLPEIVVSTKSARGILPQQVPLQEMVLNVSKAAMLMAGVVKKDPVIIGRSLSDTFNEKYRSPLIKGYGSVREAALDSGAYGVAISGSGPTMLALCPEDRSFDVAAAMRKKFEEAGVVSEAYVTCIGKGVRIINRDEEE; from the coding sequence ATGGATTCGATCACTGTGAAGGCTTCCGCCACCTCAGCGAACCTGGGGGCTGGTTTTGATGTCATGGGCATAGCCCTCGAGAGCCCTGGCGACATCATCCGGGTCGAGAAAGCCGACGAACTCTCCATCGTCGTCAAAGGCAGAGGTGCAGAGGGCATCCCGGCAGATCCCGAGAAAAACACCGCAGGCCTGGTAGCTCTGGCCATGGACAAGAAAGTCAGAATTACCATAAAGAGCGGCATCAGGCCCGGAAGCGGCCTCGGCAGCAGCGCCGCACCTGCGGCAGGCACGGCCGTCGCCATCAATGAGCTTTTTTCTCTGGGCTACTCGAAAGAAGAGCTGGTCTGGATAGCGGCGAGAGGAGAAATGGCCGCTGCGGGGATAGTCCATGCAGACAATGTCGCCCCATGTATTATGGGAGGACTTACGCTCGTATGTAATAATTATGTGGAGCACGTAGAGCTGCCTCCGATGGGCGTGGTGGCGGTTCTTCCCGAGATCGTGGTAAGCACGAAATCCGCCAGGGGCATTTTACCGCAGCAGGTGCCTCTACAGGAGATGGTGCTGAACGTGAGTAAGGCAGCCATGCTTATGGCAGGGGTAGTCAAAAAGGACCCTGTGATTATTGGCCGCTCGCTCTCGGACACGTTTAACGAGAAGTACAGGTCTCCGCTGATCAAAGGCTATGGCAGCGTCCGGGAGGCAGCGCTGGACTCGGGTGCCTACGGAGTGGCGATTAGCGGGTCAGGACCGACGATGCTGGCGCTCTGCCCGGAGGACAGGTCGTTCGACGTGGCCGCCGCCATGAGGAAGAAATTTGAGGAAGCGGGAGTGGTTTCAGAGGCGTATGTAACCTGCATCGGTAAGGGTGTCAGAATCATAAACCGTGATGAAGAGGAATGA
- a CDS encoding cofactor-independent phosphoglycerate mutase — protein sequence MKYAVILGDGMADYPIPELSGKTPLASANKPCMDYLADRAVTYGLVKTTIAGLPAGSDVANLSAMGYDPRKYYTGRGPLEAASIGIPLKPADVAFRCNLITADDNVVDYSAGHITTQEASELMRYLDSKLGTTDTRFYPGISYRHLLVIENCPDGIVCTAPHDVVGQPVQDNLPKGEGSEKIIGLIEASRDLLASHPINKKRIAEGKRPANSIWPWGQGRKPSMPTFRDRYGLDGAVISAVDLIKGLGVFAGLEVINVPGATGYLDTDYGAKAVHALKALENKDFVFVHVEAPDEMSHEGRLKDKIRAIEDLDGKLIRPILEGLKSKGDFRLMVLPDHPTPLATKTHAYDPVPYIIYDSRYNNTNNKRYDEESMKNGRYIADGHELMGLFIHGDSQG from the coding sequence ATGAAATATGCTGTAATTCTCGGAGACGGAATGGCCGATTACCCGATACCCGAACTGTCCGGTAAGACGCCGCTGGCGAGCGCAAATAAGCCGTGTATGGACTATCTGGCCGATCGTGCTGTTACTTACGGACTGGTAAAAACGACTATAGCCGGGCTGCCTGCGGGAAGCGACGTTGCCAACCTGTCAGCCATGGGATACGACCCCCGGAAGTATTATACGGGCAGAGGCCCGCTCGAGGCGGCCAGCATCGGCATACCGCTTAAGCCGGCTGACGTGGCCTTCAGGTGCAACCTGATCACTGCCGATGACAACGTAGTCGACTACAGCGCAGGGCATATCACAACGCAGGAAGCGTCGGAGCTTATGAGATACCTGGACAGCAAGCTTGGCACCACTGACACCCGCTTTTACCCGGGCATCAGCTACCGGCACCTCCTGGTGATAGAGAACTGCCCGGATGGAATAGTATGTACTGCCCCGCATGACGTAGTTGGACAGCCGGTGCAAGACAACCTGCCGAAAGGAGAGGGAAGCGAGAAGATTATTGGCCTCATCGAGGCTTCGAGAGACCTTCTCGCCAGCCATCCTATAAACAAGAAGAGAATAGCTGAAGGCAAGCGACCCGCAAACTCTATATGGCCATGGGGCCAGGGCCGGAAACCGTCGATGCCGACATTCAGAGACAGGTACGGGCTGGATGGTGCAGTTATCTCAGCGGTGGACCTTATCAAAGGCCTCGGCGTATTTGCAGGCCTGGAAGTAATCAACGTTCCCGGAGCCACGGGATACCTCGATACGGACTATGGTGCAAAAGCTGTACATGCGCTCAAAGCACTGGAAAACAAGGACTTTGTCTTCGTCCACGTGGAAGCCCCGGACGAGATGTCTCACGAAGGCAGGCTGAAGGACAAGATCCGGGCTATCGAAGACCTGGACGGTAAACTTATCCGCCCCATACTGGAGGGCTTGAAAAGCAAAGGCGACTTCAGGCTGATGGTGCTCCCTGACCACCCGACGCCGCTGGCTACGAAGACGCACGCATACGACCCGGTCCCATATATTATATATGATAGTAGATATAATAATACTAATAATAAGCGCTATGATGAGGAGTCCATGAAGAACGGCCGCTATATTGCAGATGGTCATGAGCTCATGGGCTTGTTCATTCATGGCGACTCCCAGGGATAA
- a CDS encoding PGF-CTERM sorting domain-containing protein, translated as MKNTTKAVLIALAVLAIIALTIDATAVKPYYNTSYSKAPAMSEAHPSPGAVSGRLTTANTSAGLPNAYVAIVNAANLSEAWYEGESDSNGFYQFPNVNNTWVSNNGGQYASLYKVYANHSVFGEGYSNAFPVEERSTAPANVVIIPQPAKIVVTAERNNIAADAADHVKIYAYVTDALNDPVADNTLINFRINVTDSEYNKSYNGSLSRDGIYSDSQGRILNDVPTKGGWANVSFGWVVEEAAGLNSTIIAEYPADPEINGSTSIYFSPTLASWFGSVQDSFGKPYGGTVVTLHLMGYVYDSESGAIIGTKEIYNMTTTAYVDLPYPGSYVFDNIELNNSIAYAYASAEADIGDGVIYYGKSDNYTLNKSRTSSGFIVLHVPMPDAIELTPDPETILVGGDQSIITAQLYYNGKPYKRGGVTVTFFGSNDTIAYLPSVKTNVSNSAGQAAIILTSNATKGKVTVTGYTKIGITQNLTDDCEVEVVGWGTISGMVTDKNKNGIPNATVKLWTTKWANDTWESVRLVKSPENPQYTVSRPEIAAIGTYTYYRVPSGIYNLTAEKADSSGNVHMWFAIVNLTVGTATNNVALPDYVVPSEVVTATPVVTPSVTATPTATQTVTPTATPTPTPGFETVFALAGLLGVAYLIMRKEN; from the coding sequence ATGAAGAACACTACTAAGGCAGTATTAATCGCCCTGGCGGTACTCGCGATCATCGCCCTGACGATAGATGCTACTGCTGTCAAGCCGTATTACAATACGAGCTACTCAAAGGCTCCGGCAATGAGCGAAGCTCACCCGAGCCCCGGTGCAGTGTCCGGTAGGTTAACCACCGCTAACACCAGCGCTGGCCTGCCGAACGCGTACGTCGCGATCGTGAACGCAGCTAACCTGAGTGAAGCCTGGTATGAAGGCGAGTCGGACTCGAACGGTTTCTACCAGTTCCCGAACGTCAACAACACCTGGGTTTCAAACAATGGTGGCCAGTACGCTAGCCTGTACAAGGTCTACGCTAACCACAGCGTGTTCGGCGAGGGCTACTCCAACGCATTCCCTGTTGAGGAGAGGTCCACTGCTCCGGCTAACGTAGTCATCATCCCGCAGCCCGCTAAGATCGTTGTCACCGCAGAGAGGAACAACATCGCAGCTGACGCCGCAGACCACGTTAAGATCTACGCCTACGTCACTGACGCTCTCAACGACCCCGTTGCAGACAACACTCTGATCAACTTCAGGATCAACGTCACTGACTCGGAATACAACAAGAGCTACAACGGCTCCCTGAGCAGGGACGGCATCTACTCTGACTCCCAGGGCAGGATTCTGAACGATGTCCCGACCAAGGGCGGCTGGGCTAACGTCAGCTTCGGCTGGGTTGTCGAAGAAGCAGCTGGCTTAAACTCGACCATCATTGCAGAGTACCCCGCTGACCCGGAGATCAACGGCTCGACCAGCATCTACTTCAGCCCGACTCTCGCTTCCTGGTTCGGCAGCGTTCAGGACAGCTTCGGTAAGCCCTACGGCGGCACCGTCGTTACCCTGCACCTGATGGGCTACGTCTACGATTCTGAGAGTGGTGCAATCATCGGCACTAAAGAGATCTACAACATGACCACCACCGCATACGTTGACCTTCCGTACCCCGGCAGCTACGTATTCGACAACATCGAGCTGAACAACAGCATCGCTTACGCCTATGCATCTGCTGAGGCTGACATCGGCGATGGCGTCATCTACTACGGCAAGTCGGACAACTACACGCTGAACAAGTCGAGGACCAGCTCGGGCTTCATCGTCCTGCACGTCCCGATGCCGGATGCAATCGAACTGACCCCGGACCCGGAGACCATCCTGGTTGGCGGAGACCAGTCGATCATCACTGCACAGCTGTACTATAACGGCAAGCCCTACAAGAGGGGCGGTGTGACTGTTACCTTCTTCGGCAGCAATGACACCATTGCATACCTGCCCAGCGTCAAGACCAACGTGTCCAACAGCGCAGGCCAGGCAGCAATCATCCTGACGTCCAACGCGACCAAGGGCAAGGTCACTGTGACCGGCTACACCAAGATCGGCATTACCCAGAACCTGACTGATGACTGTGAAGTCGAAGTCGTCGGCTGGGGTACGATCTCGGGCATGGTAACCGACAAGAACAAGAACGGTATCCCGAACGCGACTGTCAAGCTCTGGACCACCAAGTGGGCTAACGACACCTGGGAGTCTGTCAGGCTTGTAAAGTCCCCTGAGAACCCGCAGTACACTGTCTCCAGACCGGAGATCGCTGCAATCGGTACGTACACCTACTACAGAGTCCCCTCTGGCATCTACAACCTGACTGCTGAGAAGGCAGACTCCTCGGGCAACGTACACATGTGGTTCGCAATTGTCAACCTGACTGTCGGTACCGCAACCAACAACGTTGCACTGCCGGACTATGTCGTACCCTCTGAGGTTGTAACCGCAACCCCAGTCGTTACTCCGTCCGTAACTGCAACCCCGACTGCAACCCAGACTGTAACCCCGACAGCAACCCCGACTCCGACCCCTGGTTTTGAGACGGTGTTCGCCCTCGCAGGCCTGCTCGGCGTTGCATACCTCATCATGAGGAAGGAGAACTAA
- a CDS encoding carboxypeptidase regulatory-like domain-containing protein, producing the protein MLKTLYPKILILFVIFIIFVLSLPVTNAAQYGTVQGKVLDRYDNPMPGVTVVIQDGECRPIGSVQSASDGSFCYNQVPIESGSGTFRIAAVMDKDGVHIQENTAFFMVYPLKTTTQDVRFYTYPSSGMGTLYGVITSDDYLIREVAGVVYIDNGMYTIYEGNAGGRWSFWLPAGNYVVWAETNKNLTTYKSQNYTVTVPTDDYGYLPIYLPLKEQAPYHIQPTVQRNIVYGHVTQKNGYPLSGATVELFRYVAGGSELVDSTKTNSTGDYCFYNVNARTVSEKFLVKISCELGGQLYEQSSAPFEVYYANTIGKKHEYYIPLSLNVASTGNLNVITTPTGARVHIDDIDTGKLTPCNLSDITVGRHTVTLILDGYYNDTSDVNIEPDKTLLLNRTMQISTGTITIDAMPADARIYLNDQYIGTGIVNIPRAPAGKYKYKIVRDEYQSETGSFDLIPGREVSKSFDMVAVPSLSLTYLSYLLNNMIKALASLF; encoded by the coding sequence ATGTTAAAAACACTTTATCCTAAGATTCTCATTCTATTCGTCATTTTCATTATCTTCGTCCTATCTTTACCAGTAACAAATGCCGCTCAATACGGCACCGTTCAGGGTAAGGTCCTGGATCGTTATGATAATCCTATGCCAGGCGTTACAGTTGTAATACAAGATGGAGAATGCCGTCCGATAGGTTCTGTACAGAGCGCCTCTGACGGAAGCTTCTGCTATAATCAGGTACCTATCGAAAGCGGCAGCGGCACCTTCCGTATTGCTGCAGTTATGGACAAAGACGGCGTCCACATACAGGAGAATACCGCTTTCTTTATGGTCTATCCTCTGAAAACTACTACTCAGGATGTCCGTTTTTACACGTATCCTTCAAGCGGAATGGGCACGCTGTATGGTGTCATAACGTCAGACGATTATCTGATCCGTGAAGTAGCCGGAGTCGTCTACATCGATAATGGCATGTACACTATCTACGAGGGAAATGCAGGCGGACGATGGTCCTTCTGGCTACCTGCGGGCAATTACGTCGTCTGGGCAGAGACAAATAAAAACCTGACAACGTATAAATCACAAAATTATACGGTGACAGTTCCTACCGATGATTATGGGTATTTGCCGATATATCTGCCTCTGAAAGAGCAGGCACCATACCATATACAACCAACAGTACAAAGAAACATTGTATACGGTCATGTGACTCAGAAGAACGGCTATCCGCTTTCCGGTGCTACCGTTGAGCTATTCAGGTATGTTGCCGGAGGTTCAGAATTAGTCGATTCCACGAAGACCAATTCAACCGGTGATTATTGCTTTTATAACGTAAATGCCCGCACAGTCTCGGAAAAATTCCTGGTTAAAATATCTTGTGAACTGGGCGGTCAGCTATACGAGCAGTCGAGTGCTCCCTTCGAAGTCTACTACGCTAATACTATTGGTAAAAAGCACGAGTACTATATTCCCTTATCGCTAAATGTTGCCAGTACTGGTAACCTTAACGTTATTACCACACCGACAGGAGCACGGGTCCATATTGACGATATCGACACAGGTAAGCTGACACCATGCAATCTTTCAGACATTACAGTAGGCAGGCATACAGTCACCTTAATCCTCGATGGCTACTACAACGACACATCCGATGTTAATATCGAGCCGGATAAAACCCTGCTCCTCAATCGTACGATGCAGATCAGTACCGGTACGATAACGATCGATGCTATGCCCGCAGATGCCAGGATTTACTTGAACGATCAGTATATCGGTACCGGAATAGTCAACATACCCAGAGCGCCTGCCGGTAAATACAAGTATAAGATTGTCAGAGACGAATACCAGTCTGAAACAGGGAGCTTCGACCTCATTCCTGGCCGGGAGGTCAGCAAGTCGTTCGACATGGTCGCCGTCCCGTCCTTAAGCCTGACTTACCTCAGCTATCTACTTAATAACATGATCAAAGCTCTGGCCAGTCTTTTCTAG